From the genome of Sander lucioperca isolate FBNREF2018 chromosome 1, SLUC_FBN_1.2, whole genome shotgun sequence, one region includes:
- the LOC116052258 gene encoding heterogeneous nuclear ribonucleoprotein A0-like produces the protein MSDQLCKLFVGGLNVDTDDDGLRKHFEQYGSLTDCVVVVNKQLQRSRCFGFVTYSSPEEADAAMAARPHTVDGNSVEVKRAVAREDANKPEALAKVKKIFVGGLKDDIEEEHLSDYFSQYGQIEKAEVISEKETGKKRGFGFVYFTDHDAADKAVVVKFHTVNGHKVEVKKALTKQEMQAANRTGMAPRGRGRGGMRGNQNGYGSREYGGNYNYGNGGGYNGGGGGGGGYGGYGGPYGGGYGEQTSGYGGGNGYNEFGSGYGQHSSGYGPMKVPPFGGQRSAAPYTRGGGGGGYPRGGYGGGY, from the coding sequence ATGTCTGACCAGCTTTGCAAACTTTTTGTCGGAGGTCTAAACGTGGACACCGACGACGATGGCCTGCGCAAGCATTTTGAGCAGTACGGATCTCTTACCGACTGCGTTGTCGTCGTGAACAAGCAGCTACAGCGATCCCGCTGTTTCGGCTTTGTAACCTACTCCTCACCAGAGGAGGCCGATGCAGCAATGGCGGCTAGGCCTCACACCGTCGACGGCAACTCGGTCGAGGTGAAGCGGGCCGTGGCGAGAGAAGACGCCAACAAGCCAGAGGCCCTAGCAAAAGTGAAGAAAATCTTCGTTGGCGGTCTGAAAGACGATATCGAAGAGGAACATCTGAGCGATTACTTCTCTCAGTACGGCCAAATCGAGAAGGCCGAAGTCATCTCGGAGAAGGAGACCGGAAAGAAGCGGGGCTTCGGCTTTGTTTACTTCACCGATCACGACGCAGCCGACAAAGCAGTTGTGGTGAAGTTTCATACCGTCAATGGACACAAAGTTGAGGTGAAGAAAGCCCTGACCAAGCAGGAGATGCAGGCGGCCAACAGAACCGGCATGGCGCCGAGAGGCAGAGGTAGAGGAGGCATGAGGGGAAATCAAAATGGCTACGGCAGCAGGGAGTACGGCGGAAACTACAACTACGGAAATGGCGGAGGCTACAACGGTGGTGGTGGCGGCGGTGGCGGCTACGGAGGATACGGCGGACCTTATGGGGGTGGTTACGGAGAGCAGACAAGTGGCTACGGCGGTGGAAACGGCTACAACGAGTTTGGCAGCGGGTATGGCCAGCATTCTTCTGGTTACGGCCCCATGAAAGTGCCACCCTTCGGCGGTCAAAGGAGCGCTGCTCCCTACACCAGAGGCGGCGGCGGTGGGGGCTACCCCAGGGGGGGCTACGGCGGCGGCTACTAA
- the maea gene encoding E3 ubiquitin-protein transferase MAEA isoform X1 — protein sequence MAVQETAPQLSMALKVQEYPTLKVPYETLNKRFRAAQKNIDRETSHVTMVVAELEKTLSSFPVVDSVVSLLDGVVEKLSALKRKAAESIQAEDESAKLCKRRIEHLKEHSSDQPASVNLWKKKRMDRMMVEHLLRCGYYNTAVKLARQSGIEDLVNIEMFLTAKEVEESLERQETATCLAWCHDNKSRLRKMKSCLEFSLRIQEFIELIRQNKRMDAVRHARKHFSQAEGGQLDEVRQVMGMLAFPSDTHISPYKDLLDPARWKMLIQQFRYDNYRLHQLGNNSVFTITLQAGLSAIKTPQCYKEDGTSKNPDCPVCSKSLNKLAQPLPMAHCANSRLVCKISGEVMNENNPPMMLPNGYVYGYNSLLSIRQDDKVVCPRTKEVFNFSQAEKVYIM from the exons ATGGCGGTGCAAGAGACAGCACCTCAACTGTCCATGGCTCTCAAAGTCCAAGAATATCCCACCCTGAAG GTGCCGTACGAGACTCTGAACAAGCGTTTTAGGGCGGCTCAGAAGAACATCGACCGGGAGACAAGTCACGTGACAATGGTTGTTGCAGAGCTGGAAAAGACGCTGAGCAGCTTCCCAGTGGTCGACTCGGTGGTGTCACTGCTGGATGGTGTGGTGGAGAAACTCAGCGCCCtgaagaggaag gctGCAGAGTCCATCCAAGCAGAAGACGAGAGTGCCAAACTGTGTAAGCGTCGCATCGAGCACTTGAAGGAGCACAGCAGCGACCAGCCGGCCTCAGTCAACCTGTGGAAGAAGAAACGCATGGATCGAATGATGGTGGAGCATTTGCTGCGCTGCGGCTACTACAACACAGCTGTTAAACTGGCCAGACAGAGCGGTATAGAG GATCTGGTCAACATTGAGATGTTCCTCACAGCTAAGGAGGTGGAGGAGTCTCTGGAGAGGCAGGAGACGGCCACTTGCCTAGCCTGGTGCCATGACAATAAGTCCCGCCTCCGCAAGATGAAG AGTTGTCTTGAGTTCAGTCTGAGAATCCAGGAGTTCATTGAGCTCATTAGACAAAACAAACGCATGGATGCAGTCAG ACATGCAAGGAAGCATTTTAGCCAAGCGGAGGGTGGACAGTTGGACGAGGTTCGGCAGGTGATGGGCATGCTGGCCTTCCCATCAGATACACATATCTCCCCGTACAAG GATCTTTTGGATCCAGCCCGCTGGAAGATGCTGATCCAGCAGTTCCGATATGACAACTACAGACTGCACCAGCTGGGAAACAACTCTGTCTTCACTATCACCCTACAGGCCGGTCTGTCTGCCATCAAGACACC TCAGTGCTACAAGGAGGATGGTACCTCTAAGAACCCAGACTGCCCAGTGTGCAGTAAATCCCTTAACAAGTTGGCCCAACCGCTACCCATGGCCCACTGCGCCAACTCCAGACTAGTCTGTAAGATCTCTGGGGAGGTCATGAATGAAAACAACCCTCCAATGATGCTGCCTAATGGATATGTCTACGGCTACAAT TCCCTTCTGTCCATCCGCCAAGATGACAAAGTGGTGTGTCCCAGAACCAAAGAAGTCTTCAACTTCTCTCAGGCTGAGAAGGTCTACATCATGTGA
- the maea gene encoding E3 ubiquitin-protein transferase MAEA isoform X2 yields MVVAELEKTLSSFPVVDSVVSLLDGVVEKLSALKRKAAESIQAEDESAKLCKRRIEHLKEHSSDQPASVNLWKKKRMDRMMVEHLLRCGYYNTAVKLARQSGIEDLVNIEMFLTAKEVEESLERQETATCLAWCHDNKSRLRKMKSCLEFSLRIQEFIELIRQNKRMDAVRHARKHFSQAEGGQLDEVRQVMGMLAFPSDTHISPYKDLLDPARWKMLIQQFRYDNYRLHQLGNNSVFTITLQAGLSAIKTPQCYKEDGTSKNPDCPVCSKSLNKLAQPLPMAHCANSRLVCKISGEVMNENNPPMMLPNGYVYGYNSLLSIRQDDKVVCPRTKEVFNFSQAEKVYIM; encoded by the exons ATGGTTGTTGCAGAGCTGGAAAAGACGCTGAGCAGCTTCCCAGTGGTCGACTCGGTGGTGTCACTGCTGGATGGTGTGGTGGAGAAACTCAGCGCCCtgaagaggaag gctGCAGAGTCCATCCAAGCAGAAGACGAGAGTGCCAAACTGTGTAAGCGTCGCATCGAGCACTTGAAGGAGCACAGCAGCGACCAGCCGGCCTCAGTCAACCTGTGGAAGAAGAAACGCATGGATCGAATGATGGTGGAGCATTTGCTGCGCTGCGGCTACTACAACACAGCTGTTAAACTGGCCAGACAGAGCGGTATAGAG GATCTGGTCAACATTGAGATGTTCCTCACAGCTAAGGAGGTGGAGGAGTCTCTGGAGAGGCAGGAGACGGCCACTTGCCTAGCCTGGTGCCATGACAATAAGTCCCGCCTCCGCAAGATGAAG AGTTGTCTTGAGTTCAGTCTGAGAATCCAGGAGTTCATTGAGCTCATTAGACAAAACAAACGCATGGATGCAGTCAG ACATGCAAGGAAGCATTTTAGCCAAGCGGAGGGTGGACAGTTGGACGAGGTTCGGCAGGTGATGGGCATGCTGGCCTTCCCATCAGATACACATATCTCCCCGTACAAG GATCTTTTGGATCCAGCCCGCTGGAAGATGCTGATCCAGCAGTTCCGATATGACAACTACAGACTGCACCAGCTGGGAAACAACTCTGTCTTCACTATCACCCTACAGGCCGGTCTGTCTGCCATCAAGACACC TCAGTGCTACAAGGAGGATGGTACCTCTAAGAACCCAGACTGCCCAGTGTGCAGTAAATCCCTTAACAAGTTGGCCCAACCGCTACCCATGGCCCACTGCGCCAACTCCAGACTAGTCTGTAAGATCTCTGGGGAGGTCATGAATGAAAACAACCCTCCAATGATGCTGCCTAATGGATATGTCTACGGCTACAAT TCCCTTCTGTCCATCCGCCAAGATGACAAAGTGGTGTGTCCCAGAACCAAAGAAGTCTTCAACTTCTCTCAGGCTGAGAAGGTCTACATCATGTGA